From Zingiber officinale cultivar Zhangliang chromosome 5B, Zo_v1.1, whole genome shotgun sequence, the proteins below share one genomic window:
- the LOC121984777 gene encoding protein mago nashi homolog, with protein MAATGGSGGGDQDEFYLRYYVGHKGKFGHEFLEFEFRPDGKLRYANNSNYKNDTMIRKEVFVSPAVLRECRRIIADSEIMKEDDNNWPPPDRVGRQELEIVMNNEHISFTTSKIGSLVDVQGSQDPEGLRVFYYLVQDLKCFVFSLISLHFKIKPIQS; from the exons ATGGCGGCGACGGGAGGATCCGGTGGAGGCGATCAGGATGAGTTCTACCTCCGGTACTACGTGGGTCACAAGGGGAAGTTTGGTCACGAGTTTCTGGAGTTCGAGTTCCGCCCCGACGGCAAGCTTCGCTACGCCAACAACTCCAACTACAAGAACGACACCATGATCCGCAAGGAGGTCTTCGTCTCCCCCGCCGTACTCCGCGAGTGTCGACGCATCATCGCTGACAGCGAG ATTATGAAGGAGGATGATAACAACTGGCCGCCCCCGGACCGTGTTGGCAGGCAGGAGCTGGAGATCGTGATGAACAACGAGCACATATCGTTCACTACTTCCAAGATTGGATCCCTTGTTGACGTCCAGGGCAGTCAGGACCCTGAAGGGCTCCGTGTTTTCTATTATCTCGTCCAG GATCTGAAGTGCTTCGTTTTTTCTTTGATTTCTCTGCACTTCAAGATTAAACCCATTCAGTCTTGA
- the LOC121987582 gene encoding protein RESPONSE TO LOW SULFUR 2-like codes for MAAAEALEVAELQRRNKELERAAAEGRDREAAMERELERTRQRLLATEEAEERLCGQMGELEAESVLQAREYLRRIEALSHRLAAALDLLAAAGLHLSPDSNPIGFE; via the coding sequence ATGGCAGCGGCGGAAGCGTTGGAGGTAGCAGAGCTGCAACGGCGGAACAAGGAGCTCGAGCGGGCTGCGGCGGAGGGGAGGGATAGGGAGGCGGCGATGGAGCGCGAGCTGGAACGGACGCGGCAGCGGCTCCTGGCGACGGAGGAGGCGGAGGAGCGGCTGTGCGGCCAGATGGGGGAGCTGGAGGCGGAGTCGGTGCTGCAGGCGCGGGAGTACCTCCGCCGCATCGAGGCTCTCTCCCACCGCCTCGCCGCCGCCCTCGATCTACTCGCCGCCGCCGGCCTCCACCTCTCCCCCGACTCTAATCCGATCGGCtttgaataa
- the LOC121986802 gene encoding vegetative cell wall protein gp1-like has translation MGILRERELLCCGVFAAAPCGEAVVALPRQPRQSGVFCASARGNKTRPKNPSHRVTRESPSVARREPPTSPSPLSRCESPLLLPSPAELSPLLPCPFLGALPLFGELSPLLPRALAEPPTSASPLSRRESPLLLPSPAELSPLLPRPLLGALPLFVELSPLLPRALAEPPTSPTPATGPLLGALAEVSSSPLFCRVLSFLSSRAKSFSG, from the exons ATGGGTATCCTG agagagagagaactTTTGTGCTGCGGCGTTTTTGCTGCGGCGCCGTGCGGTGAAGCTGTCGTGGCGCTGCCACGTCAGCCAAGGCAAAGTGGCGTTTTCTGCGCTTCTGCTAGGGGAAACAAAACTCGGCCAAAGAACCCTAGCCACCGCGTAACCCGCGAGTCCCCTTCTGTCGCGCGAAGAGAACCCCCGACCTCTCCTTCTCCCCTCTCCCGCTGCGAGTCACCTCTCCTTCTCCCCTCTCCCGCCGAGCTCTCCCCTCTCCTGCCGTGTCCTTTCCTCGGAGCCCTTCCTCTCTTCGGCGAGCTCTCCCCTCTCCTGCCGCGAGCCCTAGCAGAACCCCCGACCTCTGCTTCTCCCCTCTCCCGCCGCGAGTCACCTCTCCTTCTCCCCTCTCCGGCCGAGCTCTCCCCTCTCCTGCCGCGTCCTCTCCTCGGAGCCCTTCCTCTCTTCGTCGAGCTCTCCCCTCTCCTGCCACGAGCCCTAGCAGAACCCCCGACCTCTCCCACTCCGGCGACAGGTCCTCTCCTCGGAGCCTTAGCAGAAGTGTCGAGCTCTCCCCTCTTTTGTCGCGtcctctccttcctctcttcACGAGCAAAATCCTTCTCCG